A portion of the Rhinolophus sinicus isolate RSC01 linkage group LG03, ASM3656204v1, whole genome shotgun sequence genome contains these proteins:
- the B2M gene encoding beta-2-microglobulin — protein MSVPVNLVLLGLLCLSGLDAVSRSPKVQVYSRHPAENGKPNYLNCYVSGFHPPQIEIDLLKNGEKMKVEQSDLSFSKDWSFYLLVHANFTPSAEDEYTCLVKHSTLSQPKKVKWDQYN, from the exons ATGTCTGTCCCGGTGAACTTGGTCCTTCTCGGACTGCTCTGTCTGTCTGGCCTGGACGCCGTGTCTC GTTCTCCAAAGGTTCAGGTTTACTCACGGCATCCAGCAGAGAATGGAAAGCCAAATTACCTGAATTGCTATGTGTCTGGGTTCCATCCACCCCAGATTGAAATTGATTTGCTGAAGAATGGGGAGAAGATGAAAGTGGAGCAGTCAGACCTGTCTTTCAGCAAGGACTGGTCTTTCTATCTTCTGGTGCATGCAAATTTCACTCCTAGTGCTGAAGATGAGTACACCTGCCTTGTGAAGCACAGTACTCTCTCTCAGCCCAAGAAAGTTAAGTGGG ATCAATACAACTAA